In Pyrus communis chromosome 8, drPyrComm1.1, whole genome shotgun sequence, one genomic interval encodes:
- the LOC137743536 gene encoding uncharacterized protein — translation MANTSADTISLKALVDKERNQIMFIESENDFIDVLLSFLTIPMGTIVRLAPKPSVPLEIGCVKNLYASVENMDVKHFWSKACRDMLLCPPNGAEVHCKNLKLKIDSGHPTQYFICERNECITYSSGVLRCDCCGGKMNRETELSAFEDRGIFVKGPARLIISDDLQLMPPFTAESLSIFSELGVMNGNTTEEVTFNVGSDEVLKLLVCSLVSKTPLTETLLKNKRIRKLSNENQVTDFEPEIVEGTTNTNGNISVKLIVSKSKKMVCYAEVGEDFVNLLLGFLTIPLGFIVNKMRDCSLKGCISQLFKSVQDLDNRYMKSNYHKEILLSPKLAPGVCHDNQLLETEEATFYYASNRGMLSTDKTLLKTLLASPISGGFSSFGAKPFSTSAVESSIKSMKVMGPKSYQDQEKGVRGQGFLEPAMFTVTDDLIIRPISLIFGLSLLNELKVPLTDIEVKIVHVGKEEALRLLVASLACDSALTNVFIREPKQEQR, via the exons ATGGCTAATACATCGGCGGACACCATTAGCTTGAAAGCCTTGGTGGACAAGGAGCGCAACCAAATTATGTTCATAGAGTCAGAAAATGATTTTATTGATGTTCTATTGAGTTTCTTGACAATCCCCATGGGAACAATTGTCAGGCTGGCACCTAAGCCATCGGTACCTTTAGAAATAGGTTGTGTGAAAAATTTGTACGCAAGTGTTGAGAATATGGATGTAAAGCATTTCTGGTCTAAAGCATGTAGAGACATGTTGTTATGCCCCCCGAATGGGGCCGAAGTCCATTGCAAGAACCTCAAACTGAAGATTGACAGTGGTCATCCCACACAGTACTTTATCTGCGAAAGAAATGAATGTATAACTTATAGCAGCGGTGTTCTCAGATGTGATTGTTGTGGAGGAAAGATGAATAGAGAGACAGAACTTTCAGCGTTTGAAGACAGAGGCATCTTTGTGAAAGGACCAGCCAGACTTATAATTAGTGATGATTTACAATTGATGCCTCCTTTTACTGCGGAAAGTCTTTCTATATTTTCAGAGCTTGGAGTCATGAATGGTAATACTACTGAGGAGGTGACTTTCAATGTCGGATCTGATGAG GTTTTGAAATTGCTTGTGTGCTCATTAGTATCAAAGACACCGCTGACAGAAACTCTGCTGAAGAATAAACGAATACGGAAATTGAGCAATGAAAATCAAGTAACAGATTTTGAACCTGAAATTGTAGAAGGCACAACAAATACAAACGGAAACATTTCTGTCAAGCTTATAGTGAGCAAATCCAAGAAGATGGTTTGTTATGCAGAAGTCGGGGAGGATTTTGTGAATTTGCTCCTCGGTTTCCTAACTATTCCACTGGGTTTCATTGTAAACAAAATGCGTGATTGCTCATTAAAAGGATGCATTAGTCAGTTGTTCAAGAGTGTCCAAGATCTTGACAATCGCTACATGAAGTCAAACTACCACAAAGAAATACTACTCAGTCCCAAGCTTGCCCCCGGTGTTTGCCATGACAACCAACTCTTAGAAACTGAGGAGGCcacattttattatgcaagtaacCGTGGCATGCTGTCTACTGATAAAACTCTTCTCAAAACTCTTCTCGCTTCTCCTATTTCAGGTGGGTTTTCGTCTTTCGGAGCAAAACCTTTTTCAACAAGTGCTGTTGAAAGTTCAATCAAGTCAATGAAAGTCATGGGTCCCAAATCCTACCAAGATCAAGAAAAAGGAGTTCGAGGCCAAGGATTTTTAGAACCGGCGATGTTCACAGTAACTGACGATTTGATCATAAGACCTATATCTCTAATCTTTGGCCTGTCTCTcctgaatgaattgaaggtgcCTTTGACTGACATTGAAGTGAAAATCGTGCATGTGGGGAAAGAGGAG GCTTTGCGTCTTTTGGTGGCTTCTCTTGCTTGTGACTCTGCGCTAACCAACGTCTTCATTAGGGAGCCAAAGCAAGAACAACGTTGA
- the LOC137743537 gene encoding uncharacterized protein isoform X2 — MANTSVNTISLKALVDKEHNQIMFIESGNDFIDVLLSFLTIPMGTIIRLAPNQSEPLEIGCMKNLYASVENMDVKHFRSKACRDMLLCPPNGAEVHCKNLKLKIDRSVPTRYYTCSKSECPALSYSDGVRCECCGGWIHIRNERQLSAIQDGDFFVTGLARLIISDDLQLMPPLTTESLPVFSELGVMNGSTTEEVTFNVGSDEVLKLLVCSLASKTPLTETLLNNKPIRKLSNENQVIDFAPEIAEGTTNPNGNISVKLIVSKSKKMVCYAEVREDFVFKSVQDLDNHYISNYHKEILLSPKLAPGCCYDNHLLGIEEATFYYAGRCYAGNYFSYKLSTDKTLIASSISAAEGPIKSMKVMGPKSYQDQDKGVKDQGFLGPAMFTVTDDLIIKPISLILGLSLLNELKVPSTDIEAKIVHVGKEEALRLLVASFVCDSALTNVFIREPKQNK; from the exons ATGGCTAATACATCGGTGAACACCATTAGCTTGAAAGCCTTGGTGGACAAGGAGCACAACCAAATTATGTTCATAGAGTCGGGAAATGATTTTATTGATGTTCTATTGAGTTTCTTGACAATCCCCATGGGGACAATTATCAGGCTGGCACCTAATCAATCAGAACCTTTAGAAATAGGTTGTATGAaaaatttgtatgcaagtgttgAGAATATGGATGTAAAGCATTTCCGGTCTAAAGCATGTAGAGACATGTTGTTATGTCCCCCGAATGGGGCCGAAGTTCATTGCAAGAACCTCAAACTGAAGATTGACCGTAGTGTGCCCACACGGTACTATACCTGCTCAAAGAGTGAATGTCCTGCATTAAGTTATAGCGATGGTGTTAGATGTGAATGTTGTGGAGGATGGATACATATAAGGAACGAGAGACAACTTTCCGCGATTCAAGACGGAGACTTCTTTGTCACAGGACTAGCCAGACTTATAATTAGTGATGATTTACAATTGATGCCTCCTTTAACTACAGAAAGCCTTCCAGTATTTTCAGAGCTTGGAGTCATGAATGGTAGTACTACTGAGGAGGTGACTTTCAATGTCGGATCTGATGAG GTTTTGAAATTGCTTGTGTGCTCATTAGCATCAAAGACACCGCTGACAGAAACTCTGCTAAACAATAAACCAATACGGAAATTGAGCAATGAAAATCAAGTAATAGATTTTGCACCTGAAATTGCAGAAGGCACAACGAATCCAAACGGAAACATTTCTGTCAAGCTTATAGTGAGCAAATCCAAGAAGATGGTTTGCTATGCAGAAGTACGGGAGGATTTT GTGTTCAAGAGTGTCCAAGATCTTGACAATCACTACATATCGAACTACCACAAAGAAATACTACTCAGTCCCAAGCTTGCCCCCGGTTGTTGCTATGACAACCATCTCTTAGGAATTGAGGAGGCCACATTTTATTATGCAGGTCGCTGTTATGCAGGTAACTATTTCAGTTACAAGCTGTCTACTGATAAAACTCTTATCGCTTCTAGTATAAGTGCTGCTGAAGGTCCTATCAAGTCAATGAAAGTCATGGGCCCCAAATCCTACCAAGATCAAGATAAAGGAGTTAAAGACCAAGGATTTTTAGGACCGGCGATGTTCACAGTAACTGATGATTTGATCATAAAACCTATATCTCTAATCCTTGGCCTGTCTCTcctgaatgaattgaaggtgcCTTCGACTGACATTGAAGCGAAAATCGTGCATGTGGGAAAAGAGGAG GCTTTGCGTCTTTTGGTGGCTTCTTTTGTTTGTGACTCTGCGCTAACCAACGTCTTCATTAGGGAGCCAAAGCAGAACAAAT GA
- the LOC137743537 gene encoding uncharacterized protein isoform X1: MANTSVNTISLKALVDKEHNQIMFIESGNDFIDVLLSFLTIPMGTIIRLAPNQSEPLEIGCMKNLYASVENMDVKHFRSKACRDMLLCPPNGAEVHCKNLKLKIDRSVPTRYYTCSKSECPALSYSDGVRCECCGGWIHIRNERQLSAIQDGDFFVTGLARLIISDDLQLMPPLTTESLPVFSELGVMNGSTTEEVTFNVGSDEVLKLLVCSLASKTPLTETLLNNKPIRKLSNENQVIDFAPEIAEGTTNPNGNISVKLIVSKSKKMVCYAEVREDFVSLLLSFLTIPLGFIVNKMRDCSLKGCISQVFKSVQDLDNHYISNYHKEILLSPKLAPGCCYDNHLLGIEEATFYYAGRCYAGNYFSYKLSTDKTLIASSISAAEGPIKSMKVMGPKSYQDQDKGVKDQGFLGPAMFTVTDDLIIKPISLILGLSLLNELKVPSTDIEAKIVHVGKEEALRLLVASFVCDSALTNVFIREPKQNK; the protein is encoded by the exons ATGGCTAATACATCGGTGAACACCATTAGCTTGAAAGCCTTGGTGGACAAGGAGCACAACCAAATTATGTTCATAGAGTCGGGAAATGATTTTATTGATGTTCTATTGAGTTTCTTGACAATCCCCATGGGGACAATTATCAGGCTGGCACCTAATCAATCAGAACCTTTAGAAATAGGTTGTATGAaaaatttgtatgcaagtgttgAGAATATGGATGTAAAGCATTTCCGGTCTAAAGCATGTAGAGACATGTTGTTATGTCCCCCGAATGGGGCCGAAGTTCATTGCAAGAACCTCAAACTGAAGATTGACCGTAGTGTGCCCACACGGTACTATACCTGCTCAAAGAGTGAATGTCCTGCATTAAGTTATAGCGATGGTGTTAGATGTGAATGTTGTGGAGGATGGATACATATAAGGAACGAGAGACAACTTTCCGCGATTCAAGACGGAGACTTCTTTGTCACAGGACTAGCCAGACTTATAATTAGTGATGATTTACAATTGATGCCTCCTTTAACTACAGAAAGCCTTCCAGTATTTTCAGAGCTTGGAGTCATGAATGGTAGTACTACTGAGGAGGTGACTTTCAATGTCGGATCTGATGAG GTTTTGAAATTGCTTGTGTGCTCATTAGCATCAAAGACACCGCTGACAGAAACTCTGCTAAACAATAAACCAATACGGAAATTGAGCAATGAAAATCAAGTAATAGATTTTGCACCTGAAATTGCAGAAGGCACAACGAATCCAAACGGAAACATTTCTGTCAAGCTTATAGTGAGCAAATCCAAGAAGATGGTTTGCTATGCAGAAGTACGGGAGGATTTTGTGAGTTTACTCCTCAGTTTCCTAACTATTCCACTGGGTTTCATTGTAAACAAAATGCGTGATTGCTCATTAAAAGGATGCATTAGTCAGGTGTTCAAGAGTGTCCAAGATCTTGACAATCACTACATATCGAACTACCACAAAGAAATACTACTCAGTCCCAAGCTTGCCCCCGGTTGTTGCTATGACAACCATCTCTTAGGAATTGAGGAGGCCACATTTTATTATGCAGGTCGCTGTTATGCAGGTAACTATTTCAGTTACAAGCTGTCTACTGATAAAACTCTTATCGCTTCTAGTATAAGTGCTGCTGAAGGTCCTATCAAGTCAATGAAAGTCATGGGCCCCAAATCCTACCAAGATCAAGATAAAGGAGTTAAAGACCAAGGATTTTTAGGACCGGCGATGTTCACAGTAACTGATGATTTGATCATAAAACCTATATCTCTAATCCTTGGCCTGTCTCTcctgaatgaattgaaggtgcCTTCGACTGACATTGAAGCGAAAATCGTGCATGTGGGAAAAGAGGAG GCTTTGCGTCTTTTGGTGGCTTCTTTTGTTTGTGACTCTGCGCTAACCAACGTCTTCATTAGGGAGCCAAAGCAGAACAAAT GA
- the LOC137743690 gene encoding uncharacterized protein gives MENKINLKALVDKGSNKIIFIESGNAFIDVLLSFLTIPLGTIIKLGRKHSAPVEIGCMNNLYSSVEEIDVSELRSDACREMLLLPRNAAESHCKYLVLQIDHNAKPTRYFGCSRCRNQTTKKLFRFNSGGTRCGNCGCCTSGEEIPFSVDVASAFVKERARLLITGDLQLISPFSESIDSLFTNLGVTNRNTTEELNLNIGVDEVVNLLLSSLVSKTALTETLLKHKPVAKLTNENNYQAIHIDPQIVGETVLTEEDNISIKLIVCKSKNIVCYAEAGEDFVNLLFSFLTLPLGFVAKQMQDGSLKGCIDQLYRSVQDLDEQYLKSNHHKEMLLNPKLVPGFCYKNLLGIEEASYYYLDGKLTTDSSLIPSYAPLESYKIEPTDNNSSARGFLKGPAFFTVTDNLVVRPISTILELSVLDKLNVPFTDIEKRVVLMGKKEALSLLMASFDSDSALTNAFISKPYQA, from the exons ATGGAGAATAAGATAAACTTGAAGGCTTTGGTGGATAAGGGGAgcaacaaaattatcttcataGAGTCCGGCAATGCTTTTATCGATGTTCTTCTAAGTTTCTTGACAATCCCCTTAGGAACAATAATCAAGCTTGGCCGTAAGCATTCAGCACCAGTGGAAATAGGATGCATGAACAATTTGTATTCAAGTGTGGAGGAAATTGACGTAAGTGAGTTGCGGTCAGATGCATGTAGAGAAATGTTGTTGCTTCCCCGCAACGCGGCTGAATCTCATTGCAAGTACCTTGTACTGCAAATTGATCACAATGCCAAGCCAACACGGTACTTTGGATGCTCTAGGTGCCGGAACCAGACCACTAAAAAGTTATTCCGTTTTAACTCAGGTGGTACACGGTGCGGAAATTGCGGATGTTGCACGTCTGGGGAGGAGATTCCATTTTCTGTGGATGTTGCAAGCGCCTTTGTAAAAGAGCGAGCCAGACTTCTGATTACTGGTGATTTACAACTGATCTCCCCCTTTAGCGAATCGATCGATTCTTTATTTACCAATCTTGGAGTCACCAATAGGAACACTACCgaggagttgaatttgaatattGGAGTTGATGAG GTTGTGAATTTGCTTTTAAGCTCCTTAGTATCAAAGACAGCGTTGACCGAAACTCTGCTGAAGCATAAACCCGTGGCCAAACTGACCaatgaaaataattatcaaGCCATACACATTGATCCTCAAATAGTAGGAGAGACAGTCCTGACGGAAGAAGACAACATTTCTATTAAGCTGATAGTTTGCAAATCCAAGAACATTGTTTGCTACGCAGAAGCCGGGGAGGATTTTGTTAATTTACTTTTCAGTTTCCTAACTCTGCCACTTGGGTTTGTAGCAAAGCAGATGCAGGATGGGTCTCTGAAGGGATGCATTGATCAGTTGTACCGGAGCGTCCAAGATCTCGACGAACAATACTTGAAGTCAAATCATCACAAGGAAATGCTACTCAATCCGAAGCTTGTTCCTGGTTTTTGCTACAAGAATCTTTTAGGAATTGAGGAAGCCTCATATTATTATCTCGACGGCAAGCTAACTACCGATAGTTCCCTTATCCCTTCTTATGCGCCATTGGAGTCATATAAAATCGAACCCACAGATAACAACTCCAGTGCTAGAGGATTTTTAAAAGGACCTGCGTTTTTCACAGTAACTGATAATCTGGTCGTAAGACCGATATCTACAATCCTTGAGCTGTCTGTTCTTGACAAATTGAATGTACCTTTCACTGACATTGAAAAAAGAGTCGTGCTTATGGGCAAGAAGGAG GCCTTGAGTCTTCTGATGGCTTCTTTTGATAGTGACTCTGCCCTAACTAATGCCTTCATTAGCAAGCCATATCAAGCATAA